One region of Ananas comosus cultivar F153 linkage group 9, ASM154086v1, whole genome shotgun sequence genomic DNA includes:
- the LOC109714969 gene encoding BTB/POZ domain-containing protein At1g30440-like — translation MACMKLGSKSDSFQRQGQAWFCTTGLPSDVTVEVGDMSFHLHKFPLLSKSGLLEKLIDENSEEEEACIIKLPDVPGGAKSFELVAKFCYGVKLELTASNVVYLRCAAEHLQMTEEIAEGNLITQAEIFLNQVVLKSWKDSLQALQACEDILPHAEKSHIVKRCIESLAVKASTDPNLFGWPMIEHGPMQSPGGSVLWNGISTGARPRNCNSDWWYEDVSSLSFPIYKRLITVMESRGTRSEIIAGSLTSYAKKYLPGLSRRQNIASAALRAAPTEEEQRQLLEDIESLLPFQKGIVPTKVLFGLLRTAMILKANKSCISKLEKRIGMQLDQATLEDLLLPNFSYSMETLYNVDCVQRILEHFIAMDQANNGDASPSLIDDEQLMGSPSLAPITAVAKLIDGYLAEVAPDVNLKLPKFEALAIAVPDYARPLDDGLYRAIDIYLKSHSWLTESEREQLCRLMDSQKLSLEACTHAAQNERLPLRIVVQVLFFEQLQLRTSIAGCLLVSDNLDGSRPLRSGIQCSGEAGAGGWVSAVQENQVLRVGMDNMRMRVSELEKECSNMKQEIEKLGRGKSGGWKAVPKKLHLLRIKSQMCSAQEPALSVSEQQQKSVSEKLEKLQAKITEHKKQLSADL, via the exons ATGGCATGTATGAAACTGGGTTCAAAATCTGACTCCTTCCAAAGACAAGGGCAAGCTTG GTTCTGCACGACCGGGCTTCCTAGTGATGTTACCGTTGAAGTTGGCGACATGTCATTCCACCTTCACAAG TTTCCTCTCCTATCCAAGAGCGGCCTCCTCGAAAAACTAATCGACGAGAATTCTGAAGAAGAAGAGGCTTGCATCATAAAGCTGCCGGACGTTCCGGGTGGCGCGAAGTCGTTCGAGCTCGTGGCCAAGTTCTGCTACGGCGTAAAGCTAGAACTCACTGCCTCAAATGTTGTGTACCTGCGATGTGCGGCCGAGCATCTTCAGATGACCGAAGAAATTGCCGAGGGCAACTTGATTACGCAAGCTGAGATTTTCCTCAACCAAGTAGTCCTCAAAAGCTGGAAAGACTCGCTACAAGCACTACAAGCTTGCGAAGATATCCTCCCTCACGCCGAAAAGTCGCACATCGTTAAGAGATGCATCGAATCATTGGCTGTTAAAGCTTCTACAGATCCAAACCTCTTCGGCTGGCCTATGATAGAACATGGGCCGATGCAAAGCCCCGGAGGGAGCGTTCTCTGGAACGGCATAAGCACAGGGGCCCGGCCGAGAAACTGTAATTCGGATTGGTGGTACGAGGATGTCTCGTCCTTAAGCTTTCCAATATATAAAAGGCTAATCACAGTAATGGAATCTCGGGGCACTAGATCGGAGATCATCGCGGGCTCGCTCACATCTTACGCGAAGAAGTATCTTCCCGGATTAAGTAGGCGCCAAAATATTGCATCGGCAGCTTTGAGAGCCGCACCAACCGAAGAAGAACAGAGGCAGCTGCTCGAAGATATTGAGAGTTTGTTGCCGTTCCAAAAGGGTATCGTACCAACGAAGGTTCTATTTGGGCTTCTTCGAACAGCGATGATTTTGAAGGCGAACAAGTCTTGTATCTCCAAATTGGAGAAAAGGATCGGAATGCAACTTGACCAGGCTACATTGGAAGATTTATTACTGCCAAATTTTTCTTACTCGATGGAGACGCTTTATAATGTTGATTGCGTTCAAAGAATTCTAGAGCATTTCATAGCCATGGATCAGGCTAATAACGGGGATGCATCACCTAGTTTGATCGATGATGAGCAGTTAATGGGGTCGCCTTCGTTGGCTCCGATTACCGCCGTAGCAAAGTTAATAGACGGTTACCTTGCGGAAGTCGCACCTGATGTGAatctgaaattaccaaaatttgAAGCTTTGGCCATCGCTGTGCCTGATTACGCCCGGCCTTTGGATGATGGACTCTATCGTGCAATTGATATATACTTGAAG TCGCACTCGTGGCTCACGGAATCCGAGAGAGAGCAGCTGTGCCGGCTAATGGACTCTCAAAAGCTCTCTCTAGAAGCCTGCACTCACGCGGCTCAAAACGAGAGACTCCCGCTCCGCATAGTAGTTCAAGTCCTCTTCTTCGAGCAACTTCAACTAAGGACCTCAATCGCGGGATGCTTGCTTGTTTCAGATAATCTCGACGGCTCGAGGCCCTTGAGGAGCGGCATACAGTGCTCTGGGGAGGCTGGCGCAG GAGGGTGGGTGTCGGCTGTTCAGGAGAACCAAGTATTGAGAGTGGGCATGGACAATATGAGGATGAGGGTTTCCGAGCTCGAAAAGGAGTGCTCGAACATGAAGCAAGAGATCGAGAAGCTGGGCCGCGGGAAGAGCGGCGGGTGGAAGGCAGTCCCTAAGAAGCTGCATCTTCTGAGGATCAAGTCGCAGATGTGCAGCGCGCAGGAGCCGGCGCTCTCAGTGAGTGAGCAGCAGCAGAAGAGCGTGAGCGAGAAGCTCGAGAAGCTGCAGGCGAAGATCACAGAGCACAAGAAGCAACTGTCTGCAGATTTGTGA
- the LOC109714961 gene encoding photosystem I reaction center subunit psaK, chloroplastic-like — translation MACKLASSAAVVSSVPQFCGLKNQAPSMVVMLPAMRRRGRGALGARCGFIGSPTNLIMITTTSLMLFAGRFGLAPSANRKATAGLKLEVRDSGLQTADPAGFTLADTLACGTVGHIMGVGIVLGLKNLGIIP, via the exons ATGGCTTGCAAGCTCGCCTCCTCCGCGGCGGTCGTGAGCTCCGTGCCGCAATTCTGCGGCCTCAAGAATCAAGCTCCGTCCATG GTGGTGATGTTGCCCGCGATGAGGCGGAGGGGGAGAGGAGCCTTGGGGGCTCGCTGCGGCTTCATCGGTTCTCCGACCAACCTT ATAATGATAACCACCACGAGCTTGATGCTGTTCGCCGGGCGGTTCGGCCTGGCGCCGTCGGCCAACCGGAAGGCGACGGCCGGGCTGAAGCTCGAGGTGCGCGACTCCGGGCTGCAGACGGCCGACCCGGCGGGGTTCACCCTGGCCGACACATTGGCCTGCGGCACCGTGGGCCACATCATGGGGGTCGGAATTGTGTTGGGCCTCAAGAACCTGGGCATAATACCATAA
- the LOC109715717 gene encoding uncharacterized protein LOC109715717, translating to MDYGRIRKIQLGVISPTKLKMKLLGSQSSRKGEVGNNSSRASPSKLDDMEHSRRSLLAGDLVEEDVMKEPKDGLTLGTNTNSETSELESKMDSSGVQNNRAGVSGHFKLTDSLNTAESIMPSEEDCNGNESGQDNVSTNSFEFQRGERTVQHPVIGPFIRNAPSKWNDAEKWIVNRNLMHSNPDALKKTIPQGPKSRQAIISNCVRVAPEALNNAEQKHQLLQVADTKSSSGAKFSFDPNCVRASSESANARSVLTDLSPVTGDSGSVTRPQNGLNHKNKKISMPGVSASAPKVTSVESVLMKDAGTEMTPIGSQETSRIGTPIGAITPVLSPLCSMPSTPKCGISELSDNELQLRTRREIAALGLQLGKMNIASWASKDNPEISFQPNETADAEQNARRENEARAAEWEESQRSKCVARYKHEEFKIQEWESRQKAKFEAEMMRVEAQAEQMKARAQQKMAEKLAVTRRKAERKQAIAEARRSRRAARTATQVAWIRQTGRVPSPHFLGCCSWFL from the exons atggaTTATGGGAGGATCCGCAAAATTCAG TTGGGAGTGATTTCCCCTACTAAACTGAAGATGAAACTATTGGGTTCTCAAAGTAGCAGAAAAGGGGAAGTGGGGAACAACTCATCCAGAGCATCCCCTTCTAAGCTCGACGACATGGAGCACTCGAGAAGAAGCTTATTGGCCGGAGATCTTGTTGAAGAAG ATGTCATGAAAGAGCCTAAAGATGGTCTCACCCTCGGCACGAATACAAATTCAGAAACTTCTGAATTGGAGTCTAAAATGGATAGCAGTGGAGTTCAGAACAATCGAGCAGGTGTTTCCGGTCATTTTAAGCTGACTGACAGCTTAAACACAGCAGAATCTATTATGCCTTCGGAAGAAGATTGTAATGGCAATGAAAGTGGGCAAGACAATGTTTCAACTAATAGTTTTGAGTTCcaaagaggagagagaacaGTGCAACATCCGGTAATTGGTCCGTTTATTAGGAATGCGCCTTCGAAGTGGAACGACGCAGAAAAATGGATAGTAAATCGGAATCTTATGCATTCGAATCCAGATGCCTTGAAGAAGACCATTCCACAAGGCCCGAAATCTCGACAAGCGATCATTTCCAACTGTGTTAGGGTCGCTCCGGAGGCTCTCAATAATGCAGAGCAAAAGCATCAGCTTCTTCAAGTTGCAGATACAAAAAGTAGTTCCGGTGCGAAGTTTTCCTTTGATCCTAATTGTGTGCGCGCCAGCTCAGAATCGGCGAATGCGAGAAGTGTGTTGACTGATTTATCTCCTGTAACTGGAGATTCGGGAAGTGTAACTAGACCTCAGAATGGGCTTAATCACAAGAACAAGAAGATTTCTATGCCTGGAGTTTCTGCTAGCGCACCAAAAG TTACTTCTGTCGAGTCGGTCTTAATGAAGGACGCCGGAACCGAGATGACTCCCATTGGAAGCCAAGAAACATCGAGAATTGGTACTCCGATTGGGGCTATAACGCCCGTTCTAAGCCCACTCTGTTCGATGCCTTCGACTCCCAAATGCGGGATATCGGAGTTGTCTGACAATGAACTTCAGCTGAGAACGAGAAGAGAAATCGCTGCTCTCGGCCTGCAGCTAGGCAAAATGAACATTGCCTCTTGGGCCAGTAAAGACAATCCGGAAATTTCCTTTCAGCCTAATGAGACTGCTGATGCAGAACAAAATGCAAGGAGGGAAAATGAAGCCCGTGCCGCGGAATGGGAGGAGTCTCAACGATCTAAATGTGTCGCGAG ATATAAGCACGAGGAGTTCAAAATACAAGAATGGGAGAGTCGGCAAAAAGCGAAATTTGAGGCCGAAATGATGAGGGTTGAG GCTCAGGCCGAACAAATGAAAGCCCGTGCGCAGCAGAAGATGGCAGAAAAGCTTGCAGTTACGCGTCGTAAAGCGGAAAGGAAACAAGCCATAGCCGAGGCCAGGAGAAGCCGTCGCGCAGCGAGAACAGCAACGCAGGTGGCGTGGATTCGGCAGACCGGTCGCGTGCCCTCGCCGCATTTCCTCGGCTGCTGTAGTTGGTTTCTCTGA